CCGGCTTGGCGGCTTCAACAGCATCATCGATCTTGTCCTTGGCGGCATCGACAGCGGCTTCGACCTTGGCGGCCGCGTCCTTAACGGCCGGGTCTGCGGCCGCCTTCAGATCGGCGACCTTTTCAGCCACATCGGCCTTGGCTTCGGCAGCCGCCGCTTTCACGGTTTCAACAGCCTTGGTCACCTTGGCCTTGGCTTCGGTCACGGCCTTTTTGGCAGCCGGCTTCTTGGCCGCAGCGGCCTTGGCGGCAGGCGCGGCAACCGCCTTGGTGGCCTTGGCCTTGGTGGTGGCGGCAGCGGTCTTCACGGCCTTGACGGCGGCTTCAGCCTTCTTCTCGACCTTCTTGGCTTCGGCAACGACGGGTTTCTTGATATCGGCAACCATCGACTTGCTGGCGGCAGCGGCCTTCTTCGGCGCGGCATTGACGGCGGCGGCGGTCTTGGTCGCCGCGCTCTTGGTGGCGGCAACGGCCTTGGCCGGCGCGGCTTTCGCCGTGGCAACGGCCTTCTTGGCAGCCGGCTTTGCAGCAGCTACAGCCTTTTCGACCGGCGCCTTGCGCGCCAGGGTCTTTTTCACGCCGGCGTCAGCCGGGATGTCTTTATTTTCACCAGTCGTTGATTTTGTGGTAGCTCTCGCCATCGTCTGTCCTTAAATGCCCCGTTCAGGAGTGCGCAACCACCGCGCATTGAAGTGAAGTTACCCGAATCGGCTGATCAAATCAAATAGAGCCTATTCTTAATCTTATCGCAGAGCAATATGACCTACAATCCGCAGCAAATCATCGCCCGTGGCCCCCGTCTAGTCTCGGAAAGCGCCGCCGAAGCCATTGATGGCGACGTTTTGCTGGAAGGCGCCACCTATTCGATCCTGGAAGAGGACGAAGACCGCAATATCTGGCGCATCGACGCCTTCCCGACCACCGAGGAAGAAGATACGCGGCTTCAGGAAATCCTCAGCGGTTTTCCGGAACTGACGGTCACCGCCGATCAACTGGCCGATGCCGACTGGCTGGCCATGGCGCTTTCGGGCCTGCCGCCGGTACGCGCCGGACGTTTCTTCGTCTACGGCATCCATGATCGCGGCCGCGCACCGGATAACACCGTCAACCTGCGCATCGAAGCGGGCGCCGCCTTCGGCACTGGCCACCACGGCACCACGGTTGGCTGCTTGATCGCCTATAACGACCTGCTGAAATCGAAACGTTTCAATCGCGTGCTCGATGTCGGCGCCGGCACCGGTGTGCTGGCCATCGCCGCCGCCAAGACCGGCACCAAAATCGCGGTCGGCACCGATATCGATCCGGTGAGCGTGCGCATCTCCAATGAAAATGCCAAGCTCAACAAATGCCACGCGCGCTTTGTCTATGCCAATGGCCTCGATCACCGCCTGGTGCGTTCCGATGCGCCCTATGACCTGGTCTTCGCCAACATCCTGGCGCGCCCGCTGGTCGGCCTGTCCATGGCCATCCGGGGGCGCTCAAGCCGAAGGGCCTGGTGATCCTCTCCGGCCTGCTGCGCACCCAGGAGCGCTTCGTGAAGGCGGCCTATCACAGCAAGGGCTTCCGAACCGTCCGCCGCATTCATCGTGATGCCTGGTGTACGCTCGTTATGCAGAAGGTCTGACTCTCTCCTCCCCTGCAAAGCGGGGGAGGATCAATTGCCAAAAAACCACAGCCCACGGATAATTTTGAACACCGTTTTCTGAACGCTTGAAATTGTATGATTTTCCGGCAAAATAAATAAATCAAATAAAAGAAACCCGCCAAATGGGTTTTCACCGGGAGAGCGCCAATGTTCATGCAAAAACTCATCACCGCCACACTTGCGTCCGCCGCCCTGCTGGCGGCCGTCCCCGCCATAGCCCAAGAGACCAAACAAGAGACCAAGCCGGCGCCCATGGTCATCTATGACGATGAGCTGAAAAACGACTGGCAGAACTGGAGTTGGGGCGTCACCCTGCAAATGTCCGTGCCCGCCGGACAGGTCAAGCCGATCAAGGTCGAAGGGACGCCGTGGTCGGCGCTGGACCTGCACCATTCGGCGATATCTACCAAGGGCTATACTAAGCTGACCTTCTATATCAACGGCGGCACCGACGGCGGCCAGCAACTGATGGTCAAGGTGAAAGCCCCCGGCGGCGTGGCGATCGAGTCCAACTATACTATCGCGCCCAAGGTGAAGACCTGGGAAGTCGCCGAGGTGCCGCTGAAGGATATCGGCGCCGACGACAAGATGATCGAGGACGTCTTCATTCAGGGCGGCGCCGATGCCTACAAGCCCTATTACATCACCAAGATTCAGCTTGAGTAGCCATTAAAGATGACGGTGACGCTTTTGCCAGCGCTTGTACGTAAGATCGCGCCACCAGTCCACAATACTATCAACCGATGACGGCCCACCGCCTTCGTCGTGGTATTCGCCATCCCACATCTCAGGTTTTAGAGCATATTGAAAGGGCCAGACGCGCTTGCGACTGCGCCCGCATATGTAGCACCACTCTGCATTTGGCCCGCCACGCCAGCGTCGATCTCGTATGGCAATGTGTGTCGTGCAGCGCGGACATCTCGCCGCAATGCCAATCAGCAACAGAAACGTGCCCGCAATGTGCAGCGCGGCTGCGACGACGTTGATGTCGCCCATGACCATACGTGCACCAAGCATACCGGCCGCCATAACCACCATCAGTCGCAATCTGCCTGATGCCGCAGGAAGCAGTATAGCCGGAAGAAGCAAAAACAACCAGGTAAGGCGGGAAGTTGAAAAAGCTACGAAAAGACCAAACATACCTGGAATGATGAAAAAAGCCGGATAGATGATCATGCTGCCCCCTCGTCCGCTTACGGCCCACGCCAGAATAGATCAGGTCATGACATATTGCCATTGAAAGCGATCGCCGCGCGCCTATAGTGCCGGGCGATAATTTCCATCGTTACGAGATTCCCATGACCGCCGATTCCGCACATTTCCAGCATTTCGATGTCACCACCCAGCCGTCGCAGGGCGTGACCAACGTGGCCGCCCTGCGCGGTGAGATGCGGAAACTGGGGCTCGATGGTTTCATCGTCCCCCACGAGGACGAGCACCAGAACGAATACCTGCCCGACGCCAATGAGCGCCTGGCCTGGGTTTCCGGCTTCACCGGCTCGGCCGGCGCGGCAATCATCTTCATGGACCGCGCCATTCTCTTCGCCGATGGCCGCTATACCCTGCAATCGCGCGAACAGACCGATCCGTCTGTCTTTACAGTTGAGGATTTCAACGCCGGTTCGCTGGCCGATACGGTGGCGAAAGCCCCGCGCGGATCGGTCATCGGCTATGATGCCGGTCTCATCAGCCCGTTCAGCCTCAATGCCCTGCAAACCGCCGCCGATGGTGCGGGCGTCACTCTGAAATCGGTCTCGCCCAATCCGCTGGATATCGCCTGGGGAAGTGCAAGGCCGGCCCAGCCCATGGCCCTGATCGTGCCGCAGCCGCTGGAATATGCCGGTGTCGCCTCGGCCGACAAGCGCGCGCACCTGGCCGCCACGCTGAAGGCGAACAACATCGCCGCCGCCCTGATCACCGCGCCGTCCTCTCTGGCTTGGCTGTTCAATATCCGTGGCGGCGATGTCATCCGCTCGCCGCTGCCGCTGGGCCAGGCGATCCTGAAAAGCGACGGCTCGGCAGACCTGTTCATCGAACCGGCCAAAATCAGCGATGGCCTGCTGGAATGGCTCGGCAATGAGGTCAGCGTCGCCGGTCCCGGCGATGTCGTCCCGGCGTTGAAAGCCTTCGCCGGCCAAAGCGTGCTGATCGACGCCAATCTCTCCTCGGCCTACTGGCTGGAGTCTATAAAGACGGCCGGCGCCACGCCGCTGACCGCCGATGACCCCTGCCTGCTGCCGCGCGCCTGCAAGAACGATGTCGAGATCGCCGGCACCACCACCGCCCATATCCGCGATGGCGCGCTCCTGACCACCTTCCTGCACTGGCTGGCCACCGAAGCGCAGGAGACCCTGCCGACCGAGATCGAGGTGGCGCGGAAACTGGAGAGCATCCGGAAGGCCGGAAGCGATACCCGCGACCTGTCGTTCGACACCATTTCCGGCTTCGGCCCGCATGGCGCCCTGCCGCATTACAAGGTCAATGTGTCGAGCGACCTGAAGACGGCGAAAGGCAATCTGCTGCTGGTCGATTCAGGCGGCCAGTTCCTTGACGGCACCACCGATGTGACGCGCACCGTGGCGATGGGTGAGCCGACCGCCGAACACAAACGCATGTTCACCCTGGTGCTGAAGGGCCATATCGCCCTGGCCACGGTGAAATTCCCCGCCGGCACCACCGGCACGCATCTCGATGCCCTGGCGCGGCAGTTCCTGTGGGCCGAGGGCTTTGACTACGACCACGGCACTGGTCATGGCGTCGGCGTCTATCTCGGCGTCCACGAAGGGCCGCAGCGCATCGCCAAGGCACTAAACCGCTATGCCCTTCAAACCGGCATGATCGTTTCCAATGAGCCGGGTTTCTATAAGGCCGGCGAATACGGCATCCGCATCGAGAACCTGCAATATGTCACCGAGGCGGAAATCCCCGCCGGCGGCGAACGGCCGATGCACCGCTTCGAGAACCTGACCTGGGCACCGATAGACCGCAAGCTGATCGACGTCGCCCTGCTCACCCCCGCCGAGCGCGCCTATATGGACAGCTACCATACTCGGGTTGTGGAACTGGTCGGCCCGCTGGTCTCCGATGAGGTACGCGGCTGGCTTATGGACGTGTGCGCGCCGTTGTAAAAATGACAGAGAGTTTTCAATCGGCCTGGCAACAATTTCACCCAAATAGTCAACCTATCACCCACCTTGTCAGAGATTCGGAAAACGACAATTGGTTGCGCTTCCATTCCTTACCAGAATCAAAGCGTTACGCCGAAAATGATGACGAGATGGCCATAATCCTCAACAGGCAGAATATTATTGCCGGTGAAATTATTGGAAATGGCAAAGCTTGTTGGATGGTAAGCTATCTCTACGTATACGACGAAGACGATAGCAGCGATCATTTTTGGCGGAACAACCACACGAGCCTCTTCGAGAAATACGCTTTGACTCCCGTATTTCGCATCTATGTTCCGGAAGACGAATGCCACTTTGATATATTCGCCAGGAAAACCGTTTGGCTAGCCGATACGTTTGACGAAGCGCTCCGTGACATTGCGAATGACGAGGTACGGGCTTTATGGATGTCCGATACAGACGGAGCTATATTTGCACCATATGACGGCGGAATGGACCTGATCCTGCCTGATCCCCTTAGTATCACAAATTTGAGTCTCAAATTCAGCGACTGGCTTTCAAGTTATCCGGGCGGCTACTGATCGATCATCGCCAGCCACTCGTCCTCGGTGAGCGTAGTGACGCCCAGTTCGGCGGCCTTTTTGAGCTTGGAACCGGCGCCCGGACCGGCCACCAGGTAATCTGTCTTGGCGGAAACCGAACCGGCCACCTTGGCGCCCAGACGTTCGGCCTGCGCCTTGGCCTCGTCGCGCGTGAAGCGTTCCAGTGAACCGGTGAAGACGACCGTCTTGCCGCTGACGGCATGATCGCCGGCCACGGCCTCGGCACCCTGCACGCGCACCTGCTCAAGAAAGCGCTCATAAATCTCGCGCTGGTAGGGATGGGCGAAATAGCTGACCAGGGCACCGGCCACCACCGGGCCGATCTGGTCCTGGTGCGAAATGCCCTCGCGCGCGGCCTCGTCACCGCCGGCGGCCGCCACCATGCGCGCTGCGTGGAGCTGCTCAGCCCGCTGGTCACCGATGAAGTACGTGGCTAGCTGGTTGAGGTCTGCGCCCCGCTCTGATCAGGCGCCGATGGCCTTACCGGGATGGCTACCGGCGCGCTGCGGCAGGAGGGCGATCAGGGCGATAATGGCCACCGCCAGAACCGCCGAAGCGATCGGCCGGCTGAGATTCAGGCCGCCGTGATCCAGCGGCTTGTCGAGGAAATCACCCACCGTGGCGCCCAGTGGCCGCGTCAGGATAAAGGCGGCCCAGAACAGCAGCACCCGTGACACCTGCGTGCGGAAATACAGCAAGGCCACCACAGCCAGGGCCGCGGCGAAGACCGCCGCACCGCCCAGGAAGCCCAGGCCGGTATCATCGGCCATCCAGTCGCCCAGGGCCGTCCCCAGGGTTTGCGAAAAGGTGATGGCCAGCCAGTAAAAGGCTTCGACCCGCGGCGTATTGACCGTATCGACCGAGATCGATTTTTCAACGGCATACCAGATAGCCAGAACCGCCACCACGCAGGCCAGAAGCACGGCCGAGCCGCCGGTATAGCCGATGCCCAGCGAACGATCGAAGAAATCGGCCATGGTGGTGCCGGCCGTGGTCGAGGCGATGATGGTCGCCCAGTAAAGCCAGGGATGGAACTTTTTCGCCACGATCTGCGCGATGACCAGCACGACCAGCAGCCCCAGGAAGATGAAGGTGCCGGTCAGGTAACCGAGGTTCATCGTCATGGTGACGGTATCGCCGCCGGTTTCGCCCAATGTGGTCGCCAGTATCTTGATAATCCAGAAGCCGAGCGTCACCGCCGGCACCTTGCTCAAAACCTCATCGCGGCTCATCTGTTCGCTCCTGATCAAAAGGTGGTCTGAAGGGTGGCGTACCAGTTGTAGCGCGCGGTTTCGCCCGTGTTCTGAAGATTTGGGCCGGCATAGGCCAGCAGGTGATAGTGGTCGTTC
This sequence is a window from Asticcacaulis sp.. Protein-coding genes within it:
- a CDS encoding aminopeptidase P family protein, producing MTADSAHFQHFDVTTQPSQGVTNVAALRGEMRKLGLDGFIVPHEDEHQNEYLPDANERLAWVSGFTGSAGAAIIFMDRAILFADGRYTLQSREQTDPSVFTVEDFNAGSLADTVAKAPRGSVIGYDAGLISPFSLNALQTAADGAGVTLKSVSPNPLDIAWGSARPAQPMALIVPQPLEYAGVASADKRAHLAATLKANNIAAALITAPSSLAWLFNIRGGDVIRSPLPLGQAILKSDGSADLFIEPAKISDGLLEWLGNEVSVAGPGDVVPALKAFAGQSVLIDANLSSAYWLESIKTAGATPLTADDPCLLPRACKNDVEIAGTTTAHIRDGALLTTFLHWLATEAQETLPTEIEVARKLESIRKAGSDTRDLSFDTISGFGPHGALPHYKVNVSSDLKTAKGNLLLVDSGGQFLDGTTDVTRTVAMGEPTAEHKRMFTLVLKGHIALATVKFPAGTTGTHLDALARQFLWAEGFDYDHGTGHGVGVYLGVHEGPQRIAKALNRYALQTGMIVSNEPGFYKAGEYGIRIENLQYVTEAEIPAGGERPMHRFENLTWAPIDRKLIDVALLTPAERAYMDSYHTRVVELVGPLVSDEVRGWLMDVCAPL